GACATTAATCTAGAACATACCGTCAAACGCATTATTTGGGGTAAATTTATTAATGCTGGACAAACTTGTATTGCCCCGGATTATTTGTTGGTAGATACGAAAATTAAACCAAATTTAGTCAATGCTTTGCAGAAATGTCTGCAAGAATTTTATGGGGAAAATCCAGCTAACAGTGCCGATTATGCCAGAATTATTCATCAAAAACATTTTGACAGATTAGCAAATTTACTCAAGTGTGGTGAAGTGATTATGGGGGGAGAAACTAAACCTGAAGAACTTTATATTGCCCCCACGCTACTGGAAAATGTTTCTTTAACAGATCCGGTAATGCAAGAGGAGATTTTTGGACCGATTTTACCAATTATTGAATATACAGATATCAATGAAGCTATTACTTTAATTAACTCTAGACCAAAACCCCTGGCTTTATATTTATTTTCCCAAAACAAAAACCTGCAAAAACGGATTTTACAGGAAACATCATCTGGGGGAGTATGTATTAATGACACAGTAATGCAGGTTGCTGTTTCTTCCTTACCATTTGGGGGTGTGGGTGATAGTGGGATGGGTAGCTATCACGGTAAAGCTGGTTTTGATACCTTTTCCCATTACAAAAGTGTCTTACAAAACTCATTTCCTTTGGATATAAACTGGCGATACGCACCCTATCTAGGTAAATTATCGCTGTTGAAAAAAATTATTGGTATTTAATAAAAATTCATTAGGGGCGCAGGGCTTGCGCCCAGTCACTCATACGCCCAGGAGTCAGTCGAAAGGGCTTAATTATTTGATCCTCCATGTGGGGGTCTAGCGCTGCTCATTGGTGTCAACTTAAGCTCAAATCCCTACCACATCTAGTTCCTAGTCTCTGACTAGGAATGCAGTTGATGAGGCTCTGCCTCTAATATTATTGAAGGCAGAGCCTTCTAGAATTCATTCCCAGTCAGAGACTGGGAGTGAGATGACTTGAGTTCTTTGCGGGATAGAGGTTTTACGTTAAGTTGACACCAATGAGCTTTTGCTTTACCCTTACACATTTAGGTTTTTAGTAATCTTGTAAAAATTCAAATCTCAGCCGTCACGAGTATAAATTTATTCTAACTCCTGAATTGGAGACTATTGAATTATTCTCTAAGATTCTTCTGTTTCTTCTTCCTCAATTGCTGGATAGACGAAGTTAGAACGACCACTTAAAATTGATTTACCAAGGGAGATAGCTTTTTGCGCTTCAACAGCAGCTTTGTGTCTCCAGGTGGCGCGGCGTTTATCTCGTTTAGATTTTGATGTTTTCTTCTTAGGAACAGCCATGACAGCGGTATATCGTGATTCTTGACAACCTTCCTATTGTAAGCGATTAATTGACTTTTGACCGGAAATTTTAGATTTTAGATTTTAGATTTTAGATTAAACAAGTTGGCATGGGTTCCCGTTCCTTGAGAACGGAAAAATACTCGCTGCGCTGCGTACGCTTCCCTAACGTAAATCCCAAACCCCAAATTTTCCAACTCTACACGTGGAGTCAATCCAAAATCGAGTGACTTGGGCAAAAGCGGTACGGAAGTAAGTAGGTGAACACAATAAAACCAAACTGTGTAAAGAAATGTAAAATCGCCTAAACCCTCTTCACTCTTGCCTCTTGCCTCTTGCCTTTTGCCTTGCCATAACGACAATTTTCAACGCTCACCTACTTATGTCACTCTACTGATCAATTAACAGTAATAAGCGGGCTGTTTTAAAATAAGTTGTCCAATTTTGGGGATCTGGCAGTTTTTGCCATTGAGGGCGACTGACTTCTAATGATAAGATTGGTGCGATCGCTCCCCGATTTTGTGCTGAAATAATAACAGATACTTCTGTCACCAAAATATCTTGGTCAAAGCTCCGTTGAGTTGCGGCTCTAGCGGTAAATTCTGCCCTTCGTAGCACGGTTTCGTAGCTTTCCTCTGGTAAACGGTCTATCAGCAAATCTACTCTGGCTGTGTAAGCTTGGACAGTCTGCGGAGCGATCGCTTCTGTCGTTAACCATAAAGGAACTGCTAATAACAGCCAGACTCCACTATGAATAATCTGGATTTTTTTGCCAACTTGGCTAATAATTGAAAAGGGGATCACTGAAAATGATTGTATTGTATCAATTCTGAACATAATCTTCTATCTCATGAATGACAGGTCATGGAAATCGAGTGCGAGTATTTTACGATTATTTATGTTGTATCCACTACAACTGATTTCAGCAATAGGTGAAAATTAATTAAACTATAGCAACGGACAAGGTGCAAAAGGACATGAATTAGCAATGAACCGCTGTCTAAAAGAGAGTTTTACTCGATGACTCGGTGACTCCTGCTATAAGTAATTGGACAAAAATATTTACAGTCATTGCGAGCGAAGGGAAGCAATCGCCAGGGTTGTGATTGCTTCATTTCACTTCGTTCCATATGGCTAACGCCACGCCACGCTTACGCCATGACATTGTGTAATTAATTCCGTCTCACTACTTATAAAAAATAAGTTAGCTTTGTGCTTAACGCCCCCGTGCTAAGGGCAATTTTCAGCAAACAACAAACAAACAACCGACTCATAGCGGGATGGTAAATTACTGGGCGATCGCCATCGGCATTGATCAATATCAATTCTTTCAACCTCTCAGTTGCGCTCAAGCCGATGCTGAGGCAATTAAGGATTTTTTGGTAACACAAGCAGGTTTTCTCCCCGAAAAATGCCTGTTAATGACAAATACCTCGCCCCCCATAGGAGAACAATCCTCCTATCCAACAAAAGAAAATATCCTCTTGTTGCTAGAAGAATTAGCAGCGACACTTTGGCAGCCAGGGGACTACCTATGGTTGTTATTTAGCGGCTATGGGGTTAACCACAAAGAACAAGATTATTTAATGCCAGTCGCCGGCAATCCCGATCAAGTTCCCGAAACTGGTATAGAAGTGCGATCGCTCATGCAGAGTCTACAAGTTAGCGGACTCAATATCTTACTCATCTTAGATATTAACCGCGCTTTTGGGACTCAAGCAGATGCCCCCGTAGGACAAGAAATTATCGAATTAGCCCAAGAACTACAAATGGGCGCAATTATTTCCTGTCAACCCGAGGAATTTGCCCATGAAAGCACAGAATTAGGTCATGGTTTTTTCACAGCAGCATTATTAGAAGCTTTAGGTTCTGGACAAGGATACAACTTTGCTGATTTAGCTGCCTATGTAAGTTATCTTACCCCGAAACTTTGTCAACACCACTGGCGACCAGTCCAAAACCCCATGACTGTCATTCCCTCTCCAGAGCCAGCTATTTTACCCACGTTGACACTAGATGAAAACTCAGAAGCGCTAATTTTCCCAGCCGAAAGTTTTGCTATCACCCGCACCGCACCCCCCATAGAAAATAGCACCTTTAGCAGCATAAACAGAGCTTGGTGGGCAGAAAATGCCTCAGTCGAGACCACTTTAAGCCCCACAACAACCGAGGCAAATTTAGTCCCCCCACTCATATCAAAGTCACTTGTTAGCAACAATCACACCTTAACAACTTCCCCAGAATCCCAGCCCAGTGGCAGATTTATTCCCGCTATTACTACAGCCAATACCTATACTTCCCTGCAATCTGAACGACCAATTTGGCAACAATTTATCATCTGGGGTGGTGGTACTATGGTGATAGTAGGGCTAATCGCTACATTTTTACTCCGTAATCACGAGAGTTTTCGGTTTAAAAATTTCTCAAAAACAGTATCTAGTAATCAGACTAGCAAACTGCAATTTCCCCAAATATTTAAAACTTCTCAAAATCCTAGTAACGCCCAAATTAGTGCCAATACAGACTCTAAAAAACGCAATCAAGCGATTTTAGATCTAGAAAAAATGTTGCTTGTCCCCACACAACCGAATCATTTAAGCATTGCGATCGCTAAAGCCCAGAGAATCCCCCCGGATGCACCACTATACGCCAAATCTCAGGAAAATATTCAGGTCTGGTGCCAAATGATTTTGGCATTAGCACAGGCACAAGCTCAACAAAAAAAATATCCAGCCGCCATCACAATTGCCAAGTTAATCACCACAAAAGATCCGCTTTATTCCCAATCTCAAACAGTCATTCAAAAATGGCAACTAGAAGCCAAGCAATACGTAAGTAATAAAACTCTCTTAGATGCAGCTAAAAATTTAATTATTCCTGAACAGGCATCAACCTATAATCGCGCCATCGAAGTTGCTAAAAAAATTCAAAAAGGACAACCTGGATTTGAAATTGCCCAAACATTAATTAATGAATGGAGTGAGAAAATTTTAGATTTAGCCAAAATCCGTGCCACTCAAGGAGATTTTCAAGCTGCTGTCGCCACCGCCGCATTAGTCCCACAAGTAACGATTGCCTACGAAGATGCTCAGGATGCTATCCAAAAGTGGCAACAGCAAAAGAATTAGTCAGTTGTCAGTGGTCAGTGGTCAGTTGTCAAACTATTACCCATTACCCATTACCCATTACCCATTACCCATTACCCATTACCCATTACCCATTACCCATTACCCATTACCCATTACCCATTACCCATTACCCATTACCTATTACCTATTACCCATTAGCAATACTGAGAAATGTCTTCGCCACAGGTATCAGCTAGATAGCACATTGCTTTAAATCGCAAACCTACTACTTCTTCGTATAAAGGATTAAGTTTACACATTGGCGGAATATGAAACAGTGTTTTACCAAATACTTTGACATCACGCTCAAATGGACACTGAGCCGGAATGTATTTACAGAGACGATGAGCTAATAGGCGATCGCGCACCTGAATATTATCCAACCAATTACGCAAAGGACGTAAAAATTCCCAAGTCGGC
The DNA window shown above is from Anabaena sp. WA102 and carries:
- a CDS encoding caspase family protein codes for the protein MVNYWAIAIGIDQYQFFQPLSCAQADAEAIKDFLVTQAGFLPEKCLLMTNTSPPIGEQSSYPTKENILLLLEELAATLWQPGDYLWLLFSGYGVNHKEQDYLMPVAGNPDQVPETGIEVRSLMQSLQVSGLNILLILDINRAFGTQADAPVGQEIIELAQELQMGAIISCQPEEFAHESTELGHGFFTAALLEALGSGQGYNFADLAAYVSYLTPKLCQHHWRPVQNPMTVIPSPEPAILPTLTLDENSEALIFPAESFAITRTAPPIENSTFSSINRAWWAENASVETTLSPTTTEANLVPPLISKSLVSNNHTLTTSPESQPSGRFIPAITTANTYTSLQSERPIWQQFIIWGGGTMVIVGLIATFLLRNHESFRFKNFSKTVSSNQTSKLQFPQIFKTSQNPSNAQISANTDSKKRNQAILDLEKMLLVPTQPNHLSIAIAKAQRIPPDAPLYAKSQENIQVWCQMILALAQAQAQQKKYPAAITIAKLITTKDPLYSQSQTVIQKWQLEAKQYVSNKTLLDAAKNLIIPEQASTYNRAIEVAKKIQKGQPGFEIAQTLINEWSEKILDLAKIRATQGDFQAAVATAALVPQVTIAYEDAQDAIQKWQQQKN
- a CDS encoding aldehyde dehydrogenase; the encoded protein is MITNELPKHAEIIAKQRQFFQSSKTKDVTFRIAQLKVLKQLVIENKAAIIQALKADLNKPEFESYATEIGVNKEIDYAIKHINTWTKPKKAAVPLDLFPYSAKICPEPLGVVLIIGPWNYPFQLIISPLVGAIAAGNCTIIKPSELAPRTSDLITKLIHKYFSPEYITVVPGAVETSQKLLAEKFDHIFFTGGTAIGKIVMEAAAKHLTPVTLELGGKSPCIIDTDINLEHTVKRIIWGKFINAGQTCIAPDYLLVDTKIKPNLVNALQKCLQEFYGENPANSADYARIIHQKHFDRLANLLKCGEVIMGGETKPEELYIAPTLLENVSLTDPVMQEEIFGPILPIIEYTDINEAITLINSRPKPLALYLFSQNKNLQKRILQETSSGGVCINDTVMQVAVSSLPFGGVGDSGMGSYHGKAGFDTFSHYKSVLQNSFPLDINWRYAPYLGKLSLLKKIIGI
- the rpmF gene encoding 50S ribosomal protein L32, which codes for MAVPKKKTSKSKRDKRRATWRHKAAVEAQKAISLGKSILSGRSNFVYPAIEEEETEES
- a CDS encoding Mo-dependent nitrogenase C-terminal domain-containing protein, with the protein product MNVSKNTNKNIFLASWISLHPVDASEANMTPLHHVAAQPTWEFLRPLRNWLDNIQVRDRLLAHRLCKYIPAQCPFERDVKVFGKTLFHIPPMCKLNPLYEEVVGLRFKAMCYLADTCGEDISQYC